The following proteins are encoded in a genomic region of Sulfurospirillum arsenophilum NBRC 109478:
- a CDS encoding nitrous oxide reductase accessory protein NosL, whose translation MKLFKTFFLLLMTILVCGCDSKIDLSPKKIHWDRDMCERCKMVLSDRKFSAQVINPDNGKNYVFDDIGCVILWFQENSIAWKEHAVIWVNDAKTGEWIDARKAFYDVANITPMAYGFGAHVKSEDIKEGQEIIDFEEVSRRVIKIGK comes from the coding sequence ATGAAACTCTTTAAGACATTTTTTCTTCTTTTAATGACGATTTTGGTTTGCGGGTGTGACAGTAAGATTGATTTGAGTCCCAAAAAAATTCACTGGGATCGTGATATGTGCGAACGATGCAAGATGGTTCTGAGTGATCGTAAATTCTCAGCACAAGTCATCAACCCTGATAATGGAAAAAACTATGTTTTTGATGATATTGGCTGTGTTATTTTATGGTTTCAAGAAAACAGTATTGCATGGAAAGAACACGCTGTTATATGGGTTAACGATGCTAAAACGGGGGAATGGATAGATGCACGAAAAGCATTTTACGATGTTGCGAACATCACTCCGATGGCATATGGTTTTGGAGCACATGTGAAGAGCGAAGACATTAAAGAAGGTCAAGAAATAATTGATTTTGAAGAAGTGTCTCGAAGAGTTATTAAAATAGGAAAATGA
- a CDS encoding ABC transporter ATP-binding protein has product MIEIRNISKKFGNALSLDDLTLTFKKDDCIALMGPNGAGKTTLIRLILGYYHPNSGTVLVNGLDPIKERINVLQNISFVPQLPPPIKLNLEELISYACKSTKMERDAIIHFAKEMELDIEPNLNKSFFKLSGGMKQKMLIAISLARQSDIIIYDEPTANLDPKARDNFHRLLKNETRSKIALFVTHRLDEMKELVNRQIYMDLGKVLSDETL; this is encoded by the coding sequence ATGATAGAAATTCGAAATATCAGCAAAAAATTTGGCAATGCGCTCTCGTTAGATGATCTAACCTTGACATTCAAGAAAGATGATTGTATCGCTCTTATGGGACCTAATGGTGCTGGAAAAACCACTTTAATCAGGCTAATACTTGGCTATTATCATCCGAATAGTGGCACCGTATTGGTTAACGGGCTTGATCCGATTAAAGAGAGGATTAACGTATTACAAAACATTAGTTTTGTTCCCCAACTTCCTCCACCCATCAAATTAAATTTAGAAGAGTTGATAAGTTATGCCTGTAAAAGCACAAAAATGGAAAGAGATGCCATCATCCATTTTGCTAAAGAGATGGAACTTGATATAGAGCCTAATTTAAACAAATCATTTTTTAAACTCAGTGGTGGGATGAAGCAAAAAATGCTAATAGCGATCAGTTTGGCACGTCAAAGCGATATTATTATTTATGACGAACCAACCGCCAATCTTGATCCCAAAGCACGAGACAACTTTCATCGCCTCTTAAAAAATGAAACACGTTCTAAAATTGCACTGTTTGTCACGCACCGACTTGATGAGATGAAAGAACTCGTTAATCGACAAATCTATATGGACTTAGGAAAGGTATTGAGCGATGAAACTCTTTAA